A genome region from Akkermansiaceae bacterium includes the following:
- a CDS encoding autotransporter-associated beta strand repeat-containing protein, producing the protein MSTPPAINLNFTSLAILTCASLLGSTAADDVKFAAATESNASGATMDHFALATGRMTAADAAWTAGDWEQVRSALPEVFNDPELSAPWRSIAHLRYARSYQAAGDFQEAGAIFGVIANNKEYPKIHQIEGAECKAECDRLAQGKPGRDPEVSRVRVTPAPKPGRTLHVAPDGKDTNPGTRELPFATVNQALAANRAAGAVAGGTAIELAAGRYPLGETIALTDADSGKPDAPLSIRVATPGTAVISGSKRLTGFTAVTEKSVLARLPEEARGKVLQCNLTELGITDFGSIQEQPMVNLAVNGVPQNLARWPNSGFVRVGTMVDNGNIDHEDPTKNRPQIFTTSDRISRWTTAPDAWLQGYLATNWMYGSVAIGSIDPQARTITTAWCYNRLSGWPDIKSGHPYAIFNLLEEIDQPGEWYLDRSNGLLYLYPGVDPGTAVVDLSMLPGTMLTVNNASHVRIEGLVFESSRGGGLVLENSSDCLIAGCTVRNVSGIGVSINGGQRNSMIGCNLHDLEDAAMHINGGDIDTLTPGGHVLANCRFRNFGRTSRSPGISLNGVGHRITHCVFEDCPSSAIGFGGFNFLVEYNEFRNCCNENEDYGVIYAWGNPTWRGNIWRFNKFSHCGGGYTQGWVQNRHFGTSAFRFDDAISGQTVYGNLFTHFNLWGTSAGVMGNNSGRDNIYDNNLVTDSRGLNYGYFDGGNHMYAQGLPNGVSPAHLAAFPELANLSDGKGRNSIWRSTLVRVSAAGTNAKNSNYADSEWGGWQYIANTSTGTDPGFVDGVELRKTIAPTLFWNLGMRAIPVEEIGLYDDPTSAASGDKSAVFAEPGGTITLSAPLVADDLIFTAPGYALEGTSPIIVNAPMTTIDVKTFGATISAPMTGLGGIRVAGPGTLTLSGSNNYNGTTTVESGTLALSGGDNRLPPGTVVTLGGGGPASFGTLKLNGCSQELDGLWTADYDNGATAGNRVINGSATPCTLTLHIEESRQNQFDGTLGGHGQDENNFAVRKTGGGGLWLNRSITWTGGTTIEEGSLELTSSFWQGNHASGTFRIGKGATFAVSGQVSPLTFNNVTIEFLSGGGGTLVNRGSSDWLTWMVEGEMTIRSTGGEQNLFSAAPNYGLSLNGKNLLCDIARGSDKTCDLLVSIPLSGDGNLTKQGDGIMTLSGSNSYSGATSVNAGTLVIETTGKTGNGNLTVENGATCVLRNAAGAVADNATVTLNGTGKLHLAPGVSETVGTLVIDGIQQPQGVWNAAKDPVHFTGGGSLAVTSGPSDP; encoded by the coding sequence TCGCTCATTTGCGCTACGCACGGAGCTATCAGGCGGCGGGTGATTTCCAGGAAGCAGGCGCCATTTTCGGGGTCATCGCGAACAACAAGGAGTATCCGAAGATCCATCAGATCGAGGGCGCCGAATGCAAGGCGGAGTGCGACCGCCTCGCGCAGGGCAAGCCGGGGCGCGATCCCGAAGTGAGCCGGGTGCGTGTGACGCCCGCGCCGAAACCCGGGCGCACCTTGCATGTGGCACCCGATGGCAAGGACACAAATCCGGGCACGCGCGAACTGCCGTTTGCGACCGTGAATCAAGCCCTCGCCGCCAACCGCGCGGCCGGGGCGGTGGCGGGCGGGACTGCCATCGAGTTGGCCGCCGGACGCTATCCGCTTGGGGAAACGATCGCCCTAACAGATGCCGACAGTGGCAAGCCCGATGCGCCACTGAGCATCCGTGTGGCTACGCCGGGCACGGCGGTGATCTCCGGCAGCAAGCGGCTGACGGGGTTCACGGCGGTGACGGAAAAATCGGTGCTGGCCCGCCTGCCGGAGGAAGCGCGGGGGAAAGTTCTCCAATGCAATCTAACGGAACTAGGCATCACCGATTTCGGCTCGATCCAAGAGCAACCGATGGTGAACCTCGCGGTCAACGGCGTGCCGCAGAACCTCGCCCGCTGGCCGAACTCGGGTTTTGTCAGGGTCGGAACCATGGTGGACAACGGCAACATCGACCACGAGGACCCGACGAAGAACCGGCCGCAGATATTCACCACCAGCGACCGCATATCGCGTTGGACGACCGCGCCCGACGCCTGGCTCCAGGGATACCTCGCCACCAACTGGATGTATGGCTCGGTCGCCATCGGCTCCATCGATCCGCAAGCCAGGACCATCACCACCGCCTGGTGCTACAATCGCTTGAGCGGCTGGCCGGACATCAAGTCTGGACACCCCTACGCCATCTTCAATCTGTTGGAAGAAATCGACCAGCCGGGCGAGTGGTATCTGGACCGCTCCAACGGCTTGCTTTACCTCTATCCGGGCGTCGATCCCGGCACGGCGGTCGTCGATCTCTCGATGCTGCCGGGCACAATGCTCACGGTGAACAACGCCAGCCATGTGCGCATCGAAGGCCTGGTGTTTGAAAGCTCCCGCGGCGGCGGATTGGTGCTGGAGAATTCGAGCGACTGCCTCATCGCCGGATGCACCGTGCGCAATGTGAGCGGGATTGGCGTCAGCATCAACGGCGGCCAGCGGAATTCCATGATCGGCTGCAACCTCCATGATCTGGAGGACGCGGCTATGCACATCAATGGCGGCGACATCGATACGCTCACGCCGGGCGGCCATGTGCTGGCCAACTGCCGGTTCCGCAATTTCGGGCGAACCAGCCGCTCGCCGGGGATCAGCCTTAATGGCGTGGGCCATCGGATCACCCATTGTGTTTTTGAGGATTGTCCGTCCAGCGCGATCGGGTTCGGAGGGTTCAATTTTCTCGTCGAATACAATGAGTTCCGCAACTGCTGCAACGAAAACGAAGACTACGGCGTGATCTACGCGTGGGGCAACCCGACCTGGCGCGGCAACATCTGGCGCTTCAACAAATTCAGCCATTGCGGCGGCGGCTACACCCAGGGATGGGTGCAGAACCGCCACTTCGGGACCAGCGCCTTCCGCTTCGATGACGCGATCAGCGGACAGACGGTGTATGGCAATCTTTTCACCCATTTCAACCTGTGGGGAACCTCGGCCGGAGTCATGGGAAACAACAGCGGCCGGGACAATATCTATGACAACAACCTCGTCACCGACAGCCGGGGATTGAACTACGGCTACTTCGACGGCGGCAATCACATGTACGCACAAGGGCTGCCCAACGGCGTGTCGCCCGCGCATCTCGCCGCGTTTCCCGAGCTGGCGAATCTCTCCGATGGCAAGGGCCGGAATTCCATCTGGCGCTCCACCCTCGTGCGCGTCAGTGCAGCGGGAACGAACGCGAAAAACAGCAACTATGCGGACAGCGAATGGGGCGGTTGGCAGTACATCGCCAACACCAGCACCGGCACCGATCCCGGGTTTGTGGACGGCGTCGAGTTGAGGAAAACCATAGCCCCGACCCTTTTCTGGAACCTCGGCATGCGGGCGATTCCCGTAGAGGAAATCGGGCTATACGATGATCCGACAAGTGCTGCTTCGGGCGACAAGTCCGCGGTCTTCGCGGAGCCGGGCGGCACGATCACCCTGTCGGCTCCACTCGTTGCCGATGACCTGATTTTCACCGCACCCGGTTACGCACTCGAGGGCACATCACCGATCATCGTCAACGCGCCGATGACCACCATCGACGTTAAAACTTTCGGCGCGACCATCAGCGCGCCGATGACCGGTTTGGGCGGCATCCGTGTGGCCGGTCCGGGCACGCTCACCTTGTCCGGCAGCAACAATTACAACGGCACGACGACGGTCGAAAGCGGCACGCTGGCCCTGAGTGGCGGGGACAACCGCCTGCCGCCGGGCACCGTCGTCACGCTCGGCGGTGGCGGCCCGGCCTCTTTCGGCACGCTCAAGCTCAATGGCTGCAGCCAGGAACTGGATGGATTGTGGACCGCCGATTATGACAATGGCGCAACTGCCGGCAACCGGGTGATCAACGGCAGCGCGACGCCCTGCACGCTCACCTTGCACATCGAGGAAAGCCGGCAAAACCAGTTTGACGGCACCTTGGGCGGTCACGGCCAGGACGAAAACAACTTCGCTGTTAGGAAAACCGGCGGCGGCGGGCTCTGGCTCAACCGCTCCATCACATGGACCGGCGGAACCACGATCGAAGAAGGCTCGCTGGAACTGACTTCCTCGTTCTGGCAGGGCAATCACGCGTCCGGCACGTTCCGGATCGGCAAGGGCGCGACGTTTGCGGTTTCCGGACAGGTTTCCCCGCTGACCTTCAACAACGTCACCATCGAGTTCCTCTCCGGCGGCGGCGGGACGCTTGTCAACAGGGGTTCATCGGATTGGCTGACCTGGATGGTGGAAGGCGAAATGACGATCCGCTCCACGGGCGGGGAGCAGAACCTGTTCTCCGCCGCGCCGAATTACGGCCTGTCCTTGAACGGGAAAAACCTGCTCTGCGACATCGCGCGCGGTTCCGATAAAACCTGCGATCTGCTGGTTTCCATCCCGCTCAGCGGCGACGGCAACCTCACCAAGCAGGGCGACGGCATCATGACCCTTTCCGGTTCTAACAGCTACAGCGGCGCGACGTCGGTCAACGCCGGGACGCTCGTCATCGAGACCACCGGAAAAACCGGCAACGGCAACCTCACAGTCGAAAACGGCGCGACCTGCGTGCTCCGAAATGCCGCCGGCGCCGTGGCCGACAACGCCACCGTGACGCTCAACGGAACCGGGAAACTCCATCTCGCCCCCGGCGTATCGGAAACCGTCGGCACCCTCGTGATCGATGGCATCCAACAGCCGCAAGGTGTTTGGAACGCGGCCAAAGACCCGGTTCATTTCACCGGCGGCGGCTCACTGGCTGTCACCTCAGGTCCATCCGACCCATGA